A region of Salvelinus alpinus chromosome 6, SLU_Salpinus.1, whole genome shotgun sequence DNA encodes the following proteins:
- the LOC139578973 gene encoding putative nuclease HARBI1 isoform X1, producing the protein MKGQNCVFLSALTMACPFVRDVVDEEALVLRRAFRRERVFRDRLDPLAFPDDHLYERYRFSADGIRYLCRLLGPRIKHRTARSHALSVEQMVCVALRFFASGAFLYSVGDAEQLNKATICRTIRSVCLAIKALADVFISFPGHRRLCDIKEEFYRIAGFPNVIGAVDCTHIRIKAPSGAHEADFVNRKSFHSINVQMVCNADCVISNVVAKWPGSVHDSRIFRASEIYQCLSQGEFSGVLLGDRGYGCQPFLLTPFTDPQEAQQAYNHAHARTRARVEMTFGLLKARFHCLHKLRVSPVRACDITVACAVLHNVACLRKERAPRVPPAMDWDNPAIFPDDDSGRLLRDQYVLNYFS; encoded by the exons atgaagggccaaaattgtgtgttcctttctgctctgacaatggcatgcccattcgtgcgagatgtggtggatgaagaagcacttgtgctgaggagagccttcaggcgagaaagggtcttcagggaccggttggacccactggccttccctgatgaccatctatatgaaagatacaggttttctgcagatggcatcaggtatctatgcagactactgggtcccaggattaagcaccgcactgcacggagccatgcactgagtgtggagcaaatggtttgtgtggccttgcgcttttttgctagtggagccttcctgtactcagtgggggatgcagaacagctgaacaaggccacaatttgccgcacaataaggagtgtgtgtctggctatcaaagcattagcagatgtcttcatctccttccctggccacagaagactctgtgacatcaaagaggagttctataggattgcag gtttccccaatgtcattggtgcagtggactgcacacacataaggataaaagccccctcaggtgcccatgaggccgattttgtgaataggaaatcctttcacagcattaatgttcag atggtctgcaatgctgactgtgtgatcagcaatgttgtggcaaaatggcctggctcagtccatgactccagaatctttcgggcctctgaaatctatcagtgcctatcacaag gtgaattctctggtgtgttgctgggagacagggggtatggctgccagccttttctcctgacacctttcacagacccccaggaagcacagcaggcctacaaccatgcccatgccaggaccagggccagagttgaaatgacctttggcctcctgaaggcacgctttcactgccttcacaaattaagggtcagccctgttagggcatgtgatattactgtggcttgtgctgtcctccacaatgtggcctgcctgaggaaggagagggcccccagagtgccaccagccatggactgggacaatccggcaatcttccctgatgacgacagtggtcggctgctgagggaccaatatgtgttgaattattttagttag
- the LOC139578973 gene encoding myb/SANT-like DNA-binding domain-containing protein 4 isoform X2, translated as MATRAAYFSPSEAQILMEAYEEVKDIIKKKGNTATVIKQREKAWQSIADRLNALNMNGPKRTWQQVKIKYKNILQNAVKKNTHRQGTGGGSPKADLTPAEDMALELNKGRPVLEGIPGGKETSIGSSQDATRFIQVSGSTVFLLEPPAQAPDDADPGEGPSAAATAHDGDDDEEETISLDSRRHEDPDAIQWENQPGNISSQAIRKLYGNHLRRQIELADIDIQYKKKKMENLALESEIKKRTIRKLDLEIKKLERELQEDDTAQNKN; from the exons atggcaactagagccgcgtacttttccccgtcggaagcacaaatcctcatggaggcatacgaggaggtaaaagatataattaagaagaaaggcaacaccgccacagtgataaagcaaagagaaaaagcgtggcaaagtattgcagaccgcctgaatgc attaaacatgaacgggccaaaacggacatggcagcaggtcaaaatcaaatacaagaacattctgcagaatg cagtgaaaaagaatacccacagacaaggcacgggtggtgggtcaccaaaggctgaccttaccccagcagaggacatggccttggagctaaataaaggcaggcccgtcttagaggggatccctggggggaaagagacgagcataggttcctcccaagatgccacccgcttcattcaag tgtctggcagcactgtgttcctgttagagccaccagcacaagcaccagacgatgctgatcca ggtgaaggccccagtgcagcagcaacagcacatgatggagacgatgatgaggaggagaccatctctctggattccagaaggcatgag gacccagatgctatacagtgggaaaaccagcctggcaacata agctcacaagctatcagaaagttgtatggcaaccacctccggcgccaaatagaactggcagacatagacattcagtacaagaagaaaaagatggaaaatcttgcactggagtccgaaataaaaaagaggacaattaggaaactggaccttgaaataaaaaaacttgagagggag ctccaagaagatgacacagctcaaaataaaaattag